One genomic segment of Mobula hypostoma chromosome 2, sMobHyp1.1, whole genome shotgun sequence includes these proteins:
- the tomm20a gene encoding translocase of outer mitochondrial membrane 20, translating to MAGKTSAIAAGVCGALFIAYCIYFDRKRRSDPDFKNRLRERRRKQKLARQKAGLSRLPDLKDAEAVQKFFLEEIQLGEELLAQGDYEKGVDHLTNAIAVCGQPQQLLQVLQQTLPPPVFQMLLTKLPTISQRIVTAQNLVEDDVE from the exons ATGGCCGGGAAGACGAGCGCCATCGCGGCCGGCGTGTGCGGGGCCCTCTTTATCGCCTACTGCATCTACTTCGACCGCAAGCGGCGCAGCGACCCCGACTTCAAGAACCGGCTGCGGGAGC GGAGGCGGAAGCAGAAACTTGCCCGGCAAAAGGCTGGACTCTCACGG CTCCCTGACCTGAAAGATGCAGAAGCTGTGCAAAAGTTTTTCTTAGAAGAAATTCAACTGGGTGAAGAATTGTTAGCGCAAG GTGACTACGAGAAGGGCGTGGACCACCTGACAAACGCTATTGCTGTGTGTGGGCAGCCTCAGCAACTCTTGCAGGTGCTCCAGCAGACTCTGCCTCCACCTGTCTTCCAGATGCTGCTCACCAAGCTACCAACCATCAGTCAG AGGATTGTGACTGCACAGAACCTGGTTGAAGATGATGTGGAGTGA